The following coding sequences lie in one Kryptolebias marmoratus isolate JLee-2015 linkage group LG5, ASM164957v2, whole genome shotgun sequence genomic window:
- the s100a10a gene encoding protein S100-A10a, giving the protein MPSELETCMESLIKVFHHYASKDGSGATLNRRDLRLLMENELSNFLKSQKDPAAVDKIMKDLDANGDGRVNFEEFVSLVVGLSVACEQCYQQHMKKTGKC; this is encoded by the exons ATGCCTTCAGAGCTGGAGACTTGCATGGAATCACTCATCAAGGTGTTCCACCATTACGCCTCTAAAGACGGCAGTGGGGCCACCCTCAATCGCCGGGATCTCCGGCTGCTGATGGAGAACGAGCTGTCCAACTTCCTCAAG TCTCAGAAGGACCCCGCCGCTGTAGATAAGATCATGAAGGACCTGGACGCCAACGGCGACGGCCGGGTGAACTTTGAGGAGTTTGTTTCTCTGGTTGTTGGACTGTCCGTTGCCTGTGAGCAGTGCTATCAGCAGCACATGAAGAAAACCGGAAAATGTTAA
- the LOC108239491 gene encoding ictacalcin encodes MSDIQQAMALLITAFTKYASKEDDKDTLNKEELKELLQNEFGDLLCKANDKAAIDRIFKDLDTNKSNSVDFSEFVNLVCCVTQMCHEYFICKK; translated from the exons ATGTCTGACATCCAGCAGGCCATGGCCCTCCTCATCACCGCCTTCACAAAATACGCAAGCAAGGAGGATGACAAGGACACTCTGAAcaaggaggagctgaaggagcttcTGCAGAATGAATTTGGAGATCTGCTGTGT AAAGCCAATGACAAGGCAGCAATCGACCGCATCTTCAAGGACCTGGACACAAACAAGAGCAACAGCGTGGACTTCAGCGAGTTCGTCAACCTGGTGTGCTGCGTCACTCAGATGTGCCATGAATACTTcatctgtaaaaaatga
- the snx27a gene encoding sorting nexin-27a, producing the protein MADVGDEETRPGLPAAPRNGPVVGSSSAGTAGQNAATVTSGPRIVRIVKSESGYGFNVRGQVSEGGQLRSINGELYAPLQHVSAVLPGGAADRAGIAKGDRILEVNGVNVEGATHKQVVDLIRAAEKELVLAVLSVPPQEADGLEGGEDIQPNYDYSDKQAVPISIPTYKHVEQHSERFVVYNVYMSGRQLCSKRYREFAILHQNLKREFSNFNFPKLPGKWPFSLSEQQLDARRRGLEEYLERVCSVRVIGECDIMQEFLSESDENYNGVTDVELRIALPDKTTISVRVRKNSTTDQVYQALMIKVGMDSIMASYFALFEVINHSFVRKLAPNEFPHKLYVQNYTSAVPGTCLALRKWLFSIQEEELLRDNPLALHYCFHQALEDVKKGFIKTEDKSYQLQKLAEQRKMATYLSLLRTCEGYNEVVFPHCSCDSRRKGHVTTAISIHHFKLHACTEDGTLENQVITFEWAEMQRWDTDEEGMAFCFEYARGEKKPRWVKIFTPYFNYMHECFERVFCELKWRKQVEEEASDKDNKNCTNNEYLPPLETQQKGWRHLGGEIATS; encoded by the exons ATGGCGGATGTAGGAGACGAAGAAACTCGGCCGGGTCTCCCCGCGGCACCCCGCAACGGTCCGGTTGTCGGTTCATCGTCGGCGGGCACCGCGGGCCAGAACGCCGCGACGGTAACGTCTGGTCCGCGGATAGTTCGGATCGTCAAGTCGGAGTCTGGCTACGGTTTCAACGTTCGCGGTCAGGTCAGCGAAGGGGGGCAGCTGCGGAGCATCAACGGGGAGCTGTACGCTCCTCTCCAGCACGTCAGCGCCGTCCTGCCCGGAGGTGCCGCAGACCGAGCGGGGATAGCGAAGGGTGACAGGATCCTGGAGGT GAATGGGGTGAACGTGGAAGGAGCGACTCATAAGCAGGTCGTGGACCTGATCCGGGCAGCGGAGAAGGAGCTGGTTCTGGCCGTGTTGTCTGTCCCACCTCAAGAAGCCGATGGGTTAGAAGGAGGAGAGGATATCCAACCCAACTACGACTACAGTGACAAGCAGGCGGTGCCCATTTCTATTCCCACATACAAGCATGTAGAGCAGCACTCAGAGAGGTTTGTG GTGTACAATGTGTACATGTCAGGCAGACAGCTGTGCTCAAAGCGCTACCGTGAGTTCGCCATCCTGCACCAAAACCTGAAGAGGGAATTTTCGAACTTCAACTTCCCAAAGCTTCCCGGCAAATGGCCCTTCTCGCTCTCCGAGCAGCAGCTGGACGCTCGCCGCAGAGGCCTGGAGGAATACCTGGAGAGAG TGTGTTCGGTGCGGGTGATAGGAGAGTGTGACATCATGCAGGAGTTCCTCTCTGAGTCAGATGAG AACTACAACGGTGTGACAGATGTGGAACTGCGGATAGCCCTGCCAGACAAGACCACCATCTCTGTCAGAGTCCGTAAAAACAGCACCACAGACCAGGTGTACCAG GCTTTAATGATTAAGGTTGGAATGGACAGTATTATGGCAAGCTACTTTGCTCTTTTTGAAGTCATCAACCATTCCTTTG TGAGGAAGCTTGCGCCGAATGAGTTCCCCCACAAGCTTTATGTGCAAAACTACACATCAGCTGTTCCGGGAACATGTTTAGCACTCCGCAAATGGTTATTCAGCATCCAAGAGGAGGAGTTACTCAGAGATAACCCGCTGGCACTGCACTACTGCTTCCACCAG GCACTGGAGGATGTGAAGAAGGGATTCATAAAAACAGAGGACAAATCCTACCAGCTGCAGAAGCTGGCGGAGCAGCGCAAGATGGCCACG TACCTAAGCCTGTTGCGGACATGTGAGGGCTACAACGAGGTGGTCTTCCCCCACTGCTCCTGCGACTCCAGGAGGAAGGGCCACGTcaccacagccatcagcatccaTCACTTCAAGCTGCACGCGTGCACTGAGGACGGCACGCTGGAG AACCAAGTAATAACCTTCGAGTGGGCAGAGATGCAGCGCTGGGACACCGATGAGGAGGGGATGGCTTTCTGCTTCGAGTACGCCAGAGGAGAGAAGAAACCTCGCTGGGTCAAGATTTTCACTCCatat TTCAACTACATGCACGAGTGTTTCGAGCGCGTCTTCTGTGAACTGAAGTGGAGGAAACAG gTTGAGGAAGAGGCCTCTGATAAAGACAACAAGAACTGCACCAACAACG AGTATCTGCCTCCTCTGGAGACGCAGCAGAAGGGATGGCGCCACCTAGGGGGGGAAATCGCAACCTCCTAA